The following proteins are co-located in the Paludibaculum fermentans genome:
- the glgA gene encoding glycogen synthase GlgA, with product MSRVLMVSPEATPFAKTGGLADVTGALPAALQEVGDEVAVVMPRYRQIPYHETESAFDNMVVFAGSTPYRVDIRTQVHNGVRFFFVEAPYFFDREGIYNVNNRDYTDNHKRFAVLSLAAIGIAQTVFECDILHCHDWQAALTPVYLADQQHSNPRFANVKTVMTIHNMGYQGIFGKAAFSDLGLNWGWFTSDKLEHFGDINLLKAGIQTSDWVTTVSPTYAREIQQPEGGFGLDGVLRSRSMALSGILNGVDYNEWNPETDKFLPANYSSGDLSGKRICKRALLEEFGLPSDNLDRPLIGIVSRFAEQKGFDLIAGIANLVAERDVQLVILGSGEPRFERIFQDWRRWLPHRVGLYTGYNNALAHRIEAGSDIFLMPSLYEPCGLNQIYSLRYGTVPVVRATGGLDDTIQEDTGFKFSWYSVGALYDTLRSALGAFENRDSWTARMRRGMAKDYSWTASAREYSALYQRLLGRG from the coding sequence ATGAGTCGCGTCCTGATGGTCAGCCCCGAAGCTACCCCTTTCGCCAAGACGGGAGGACTCGCCGACGTCACCGGAGCCCTGCCGGCCGCCCTGCAGGAGGTCGGCGATGAAGTAGCCGTCGTGATGCCGCGCTACCGCCAGATCCCCTATCACGAGACGGAAAGCGCCTTCGACAACATGGTGGTCTTCGCCGGATCGACGCCCTACCGCGTGGATATCCGGACCCAGGTCCACAATGGCGTGCGCTTCTTCTTCGTGGAGGCGCCCTACTTCTTTGACCGCGAAGGCATCTACAACGTCAACAATCGCGACTACACCGACAACCACAAGCGCTTTGCGGTCTTGTCCCTGGCGGCCATCGGCATCGCCCAGACCGTCTTCGAGTGCGACATCCTGCACTGCCACGACTGGCAGGCCGCCCTCACCCCGGTCTACCTGGCCGACCAGCAGCATTCGAATCCGCGGTTTGCCAACGTCAAAACCGTGATGACCATCCACAACATGGGCTACCAGGGGATCTTCGGCAAAGCCGCATTTTCCGACCTGGGACTGAACTGGGGCTGGTTCACCTCCGACAAACTTGAGCACTTCGGTGACATTAACCTGTTGAAAGCAGGCATCCAGACCTCAGACTGGGTGACCACCGTCAGCCCGACCTACGCGCGCGAAATCCAGCAGCCGGAGGGCGGCTTCGGACTCGATGGCGTCCTCCGCTCCCGCTCCATGGCACTCTCCGGCATCCTGAACGGCGTCGACTATAACGAGTGGAACCCCGAAACCGACAAGTTCCTGCCCGCCAACTACTCCAGCGGGGATCTTTCCGGGAAACGCATCTGCAAACGAGCCCTGCTGGAGGAGTTCGGCCTGCCCTCGGACAATCTTGACCGGCCGCTCATCGGCATCGTGTCCCGCTTCGCCGAGCAGAAAGGCTTCGACCTGATTGCCGGTATCGCCAATCTGGTGGCGGAGCGCGACGTCCAGCTCGTCATCCTGGGCAGTGGCGAGCCCCGGTTCGAGCGCATCTTCCAGGACTGGCGCCGCTGGCTGCCGCACCGCGTTGGTTTATATACCGGTTACAACAACGCCCTGGCCCACCGCATCGAGGCCGGCTCCGACATCTTCCTGATGCCGAGCCTCTACGAGCCCTGCGGACTCAATCAGATCTACAGCCTGCGCTACGGCACGGTGCCCGTGGTCCGCGCCACCGGCGGGCTGGATGATACCATTCAGGAAGATACCGGTTTTAAGTTCAGTTGGTACTCCGTGGGCGCGCTGTACGACACCCTGCGTTCAGCACTAGGAGCTTTTGAGAATCGCGATTCCTGGACGGCCCGGATGCGTCGAGGCATGGCGAAAGACTACTCCTGGACCGCCTCTGCCCGCGAGTACTCTGCTTTGTATCAACGCTTGTTGGGGCGAGGTTGA
- a CDS encoding DEAD/DEAH box helicase — MNNFSELSLSPVLKENLVKNCFVEPTPVQAEAIPPALEGRDVVATAQTGTGKTLAFILPVLESLLRTPIKSGVGALILSPTRELAIQIQETFQRLAAGSGLRAAVVVGGLNEQRQLHDIRRGAQVIIATPGRLCDFLDRRLVRLGTVRHLVLDEADRMLDMGFMPALKMILAAMPAERQTLFFSATIEQSVAHLINEHLKNPVRIAIGSATKPAEMVDLHVYEVEQDRKLGLLHSLLKAEPGSVLVFARTKHGTDRLARKLSALGVKAARIHGDRTQNQRNEALKGFQQGHYRVLVATDVAARGIHVDGIAHVVNYDLPQVPEDFIHRVGRTGRAGARGVASTFSTRNERSDIRRIERTIKITLTRRPVGPEIEFEQNMKMAPVVVLPVAHHHHQTARPESSAPRGRRSFGPAARRRA; from the coding sequence ATGAACAACTTTTCTGAACTCTCTCTGTCTCCTGTCCTCAAGGAGAACCTTGTCAAAAACTGCTTCGTCGAACCGACTCCGGTTCAGGCGGAAGCCATTCCGCCGGCCCTCGAGGGCCGCGACGTAGTTGCCACGGCGCAGACCGGCACTGGAAAGACCCTTGCCTTTATTCTGCCTGTGCTTGAGTCTCTGCTCCGGACACCTATCAAGTCCGGCGTGGGCGCTCTCATCCTGAGCCCCACACGCGAGCTCGCCATCCAGATCCAGGAAACGTTCCAGCGTCTCGCCGCAGGTAGCGGCTTGCGCGCCGCCGTCGTTGTGGGCGGCTTGAACGAGCAGCGTCAACTGCATGATATTCGCCGCGGCGCACAGGTGATCATCGCCACGCCCGGCCGTCTCTGTGATTTCCTCGATCGCCGTCTCGTCCGTCTCGGCACCGTCCGGCACCTCGTGCTCGACGAAGCCGACCGCATGCTGGACATGGGCTTCATGCCCGCTCTCAAAATGATCCTCGCTGCGATGCCGGCCGAGCGCCAGACCCTGTTCTTCTCCGCGACCATCGAACAGTCGGTGGCCCACCTCATCAACGAGCACCTGAAGAACCCCGTTCGCATCGCCATCGGCTCCGCTACCAAGCCGGCCGAAATGGTGGACCTCCATGTCTACGAAGTGGAACAGGACCGCAAGCTCGGCCTGCTGCACTCGCTGCTGAAGGCCGAACCCGGCTCAGTGCTCGTTTTTGCCCGCACCAAGCACGGTACAGACCGTCTGGCCCGCAAGCTCAGCGCGCTCGGCGTCAAGGCCGCCCGTATCCACGGCGACCGCACGCAGAATCAGCGCAATGAAGCTCTCAAGGGCTTCCAGCAGGGTCACTACCGCGTCCTGGTCGCCACCGACGTTGCCGCCCGCGGCATCCACGTCGACGGCATCGCCCACGTCGTCAACTACGACCTGCCCCAGGTGCCGGAAGACTTCATCCACCGTGTCGGCCGTACCGGCCGCGCCGGTGCCCGTGGCGTCGCCTCCACCTTCAGCACGCGCAACGAACGCTCCGACATCCGCCGTATTGAGCGCACGATCAAGATCACGCTCACGCGCCGTCCCGTCGGGCCCGAGATCGAATTCGAGCAGAACATGAAGATGGCGCCCGTCGTGGTGCTGCCCGTCGCCCACCATCATCATCAAACGGCCCGCCCCGAGAGCTCGGCTCCTCGCGGCCGCAGAAGCTTCGGCCCTGCCGCCCGCCGCCGCGCCTAA
- a CDS encoding sensor histidine kinase, with product MRSIFTKLTLWFLATLALSLLAFFITNRYFTPRVFEPGRMFRSTHRLQLESAVDAYERGGKPELARYMQRVDSLFPGSHYLLDATGHDLLTGRDHSAEVANSGPGMSMIAHSTSDKHYTMLAALMPRPDLMSFLPYYFWIALLVALMAWAFARHFGQPLRALRETVRRFGGGDLTMRARSTRRDELGDLARDFDAMADRIETLLTAERRLLQDVSHELRTPLSRLSLAVQLGRPEQSKQEIARMSALIGELTEMTRAEGDPAAHAREPFDLSGLLTEIAASYDLNLDIQPGLTCHGRPALLRRAVENVLQNAQRYAPAEEKTRLSAAMENGHAVVRIRDFGPGVPEATLEDLFRPFFRVEVHRSRDSGGVGLGLAIAQRAVRLHHGDIVARNANPGLEVTIRFPL from the coding sequence ATGAGATCCATCTTCACCAAATTGACGCTCTGGTTCCTCGCCACGCTCGCACTCTCGCTGCTCGCCTTCTTCATCACGAACCGCTACTTCACCCCGCGTGTTTTTGAACCAGGGAGAATGTTCCGCTCCACCCACCGGCTACAACTCGAGTCCGCCGTCGATGCCTACGAACGCGGCGGCAAGCCGGAGCTCGCGCGCTACATGCAGCGCGTCGACAGCCTGTTCCCCGGTTCGCATTACCTCCTGGATGCCACGGGACACGACCTGCTCACCGGTAGGGATCATTCCGCGGAGGTCGCCAATTCCGGCCCCGGCATGAGCATGATCGCGCACAGCACCAGCGACAAGCACTATACGATGCTGGCCGCGCTGATGCCGCGGCCCGACCTCATGTCGTTCCTGCCTTACTACTTCTGGATCGCCCTGCTGGTTGCGCTCATGGCCTGGGCCTTTGCTCGCCACTTCGGCCAACCTCTGCGTGCCCTGCGCGAGACGGTCCGGCGCTTCGGCGGCGGCGATCTCACCATGCGTGCCCGCTCCACGCGGCGCGATGAACTGGGCGATCTCGCCCGCGACTTCGACGCCATGGCCGATCGCATCGAAACACTCCTGACCGCGGAACGGCGCCTGCTGCAGGATGTGTCGCACGAGTTACGCACGCCCCTCTCGCGGCTCTCGCTCGCCGTCCAACTCGGACGCCCCGAACAGTCAAAGCAGGAGATCGCGCGCATGTCCGCGCTCATTGGAGAACTAACGGAAATGACGCGCGCTGAAGGCGATCCCGCGGCCCACGCCCGCGAACCCTTCGATCTCTCAGGTCTCCTGACCGAAATTGCCGCGAGCTACGATCTCAACCTGGATATCCAGCCCGGCCTGACCTGCCACGGCCGCCCGGCCCTGCTGCGGCGGGCGGTGGAGAACGTCCTGCAAAACGCTCAGCGCTATGCGCCGGCCGAGGAAAAGACGAGGCTCAGTGCCGCGATGGAGAACGGTCATGCCGTGGTGCGTATCCGCGATTTCGGCCCCGGCGTGCCTGAGGCGACACTCGAAGATCTGTTCCGCCCATTTTTCCGTGTGGAAGTGCATCGCTCCCGCGATTCCGGAGGCGTCGGACTGGGCCTGGCCATCGCCCAAAGGGCTGTCCGGCTTCATCATGGCGACATCGTCGCGCGCAATGCGAACCCCGGCTTGGAAGTTACCATCCGGTTTCCACTTTGA
- a CDS encoding response regulator transcription factor, with product MTQLLLVDDDRDLCSLISDFLTSNGLAVEMAHDGPACLRAAGIRRYDLILLDVMMPGMDGFAVLAELRRFSDTPVVMLTARGEPADRIAGLRLGADDYLPKPFDPDELLARIQAILRRVTGVTVRESSPNIEIAGVRLNPSARAVTCNDQPVDLTAAEYEILEQLMRAAGRPVSRDEISLRLYQREASPFDRSIDVHLSHIRRKLGESGAMIRTIRGAGYLFALDKAGETVE from the coding sequence ATGACCCAATTGCTCTTGGTCGACGACGACCGGGACCTCTGCTCGCTGATCAGTGACTTTCTCACCAGCAATGGCCTGGCCGTGGAGATGGCTCACGATGGCCCGGCGTGCCTGCGTGCGGCCGGCATCCGCCGCTACGACCTCATCCTGCTCGACGTCATGATGCCCGGCATGGACGGCTTCGCCGTGCTCGCCGAGTTGCGCCGCTTCAGTGATACCCCGGTCGTCATGCTCACCGCGCGGGGGGAACCGGCCGACCGCATCGCCGGGCTCCGCCTCGGCGCGGACGACTATCTACCCAAACCGTTCGACCCGGACGAGCTCCTGGCCCGCATCCAGGCCATCCTGCGCCGCGTCACCGGTGTCACCGTGCGTGAAAGTTCGCCGAATATCGAGATCGCGGGCGTGCGGCTCAACCCTTCAGCCCGCGCCGTCACCTGTAATGATCAGCCAGTCGACCTCACGGCCGCGGAGTACGAGATTCTCGAGCAACTGATGCGCGCCGCCGGCCGGCCCGTATCCCGGGACGAGATCTCCCTGCGGCTTTATCAGCGGGAAGCCTCGCCCTTTGACCGCTCGATCGACGTCCACCTGAGCCACATCCGCCGCAAGCTGGGCGAGAGCGGCGCCATGATTCGCACCATTCGCGGAGCCGGCTATCTGTTTGCTCTGGATAAGGCAGGGGAGACAGTCGAATGA